From Acidobacteriota bacterium, a single genomic window includes:
- the rpsH gene encoding 30S ribosomal protein S8, whose amino-acid sequence MTDPIADMLTRVRNAIAAKHSRVDIPGSKLKLEVARILKEEGYINNFVTKGEGTKTMIRVFLRYDAKGISSITHLSRVSRPGRRVYVGAGEIPRVLGGYGINIVSTSRGLMSGKRARQENVGGEILAQVY is encoded by the coding sequence ATGACAGATCCAATAGCCGATATGCTCACGCGAGTACGCAACGCGATTGCCGCGAAGCACAGCCGTGTGGATATTCCGGGTTCGAAATTGAAGTTGGAAGTTGCACGTATCCTTAAAGAAGAAGGTTACATAAACAACTTTGTAACCAAGGGCGAAGGCACCAAAACGATGATCCGCGTCTTTTTGCGCTATGACGCAAAGGGGATTTCCTCGATCACGCATTTGTCCCGCGTCTCCCGTCCGGGACGCCGCGTTTACGTCGGCGCCGGAGAGATCCCACGCGTTTTGGGCGGATACGGAATCAACATTGTTTCGACCTCTCGCGGGTTGATGAGTGGAAAACGGGCCCGCCAGGAAAATGTCGGCGGCGAAATTTTGGCGCAAGTCTATTAA
- the rpsN gene encoding 30S ribosomal protein S14 — MAKISKVVKNNQRKKKVMHYAGRRAELKKIINSPNSSPEQVDVAVMQLQKLPRDASPVRVRNRCSQTGRPRGFLRKFGVSRVALRELALEGQIPGVVKSSW, encoded by the coding sequence ATGGCAAAGATCAGTAAAGTTGTTAAGAACAACCAACGCAAGAAAAAGGTAATGCACTACGCGGGGCGTCGCGCTGAGTTGAAGAAGATCATCAACAGCCCGAATTCATCCCCAGAACAGGTCGATGTGGCGGTGATGCAATTGCAGAAACTGCCGCGCGATGCGAGTCCGGTTCGCGTCCGCAACCGCTGCTCGCAAACGGGCCGGCCGCGCGGGTTTTTACGGAAATTCGGCGTATCCCGCGTTGCTTTGCGGGAGTTGGCACTCGAGGGGCAGATTCCCGGAGTTGTGAAATCAAGCTGGTGA
- the rplE gene encoding 50S ribosomal protein L5 — protein sequence MARLRDKYKNEIAPALAKEFGIENPMAIPKISKIVVNMGVGEAIANSKVLDTAVEELKSVTGQKPVVTKAKKSIAAFKLRQGMSIGTMVTLRGERMYEFLDRLISVSLPRVRDFRGISGKAFDGRGNYTLGIRDQLIFPEIDFNKVDKTRGMNISIITTAQSDEQARSLLKALGMPFRQ from the coding sequence ATGGCTAGACTAAGAGACAAATACAAAAACGAGATCGCGCCGGCCCTGGCCAAGGAATTCGGCATCGAAAATCCGATGGCGATTCCGAAGATATCGAAGATCGTCGTGAATATGGGAGTCGGTGAAGCGATCGCGAACTCAAAGGTCCTCGATACCGCCGTCGAAGAATTGAAGTCGGTGACCGGACAGAAACCGGTCGTCACGAAGGCGAAGAAGTCGATCGCGGCGTTCAAACTCCGTCAGGGTATGAGCATCGGAACGATGGTGACCTTGCGCGGCGAGCGAATGTACGAATTTCTGGATCGGCTGATTTCGGTTTCGCTTCCGCGAGTCCGCGACTTCCGCGGAATTTCGGGCAAGGCGTTTGATGGCCGCGGCAATTATACGCTTGGTATTCGTGACCAGTTGATCTTCCCGGAGATCGATTTCAACAAGGTTGACAAGACGCGCGGAATGAACATTTCGATCATTACCACAGCACAGTCCGACGAACAGGCTCGTTCCTTGCTGAAGGCGCTTGGAATGCCGTTCCGACAATAA
- the rplO gene encoding 50S ribosomal protein L15 gives MALSLNNLHPNEGSTHKKKRVGRGPGSGLGKTSGRGNKGQKSRSGYSSKAGFEGGQMPLQRRLPKRGFTNIFKKEWVEISLAKINENFNAGDEVTPELLHERGLIKKAKHDLVILGNGEMTKALKVSAHRFTKTAKDKIEKAGGSATEITKAEAAA, from the coding sequence ATGGCATTATCATTGAATAATTTGCATCCGAACGAAGGATCGACCCACAAGAAGAAGCGCGTCGGTCGCGGACCGGGTTCCGGACTCGGAAAGACCTCCGGTCGCGGCAACAAGGGTCAGAAATCCCGTTCGGGGTACTCGAGCAAGGCGGGATTCGAAGGCGGGCAAATGCCTTTGCAACGCCGCTTGCCGAAGCGCGGGTTCACCAACATCTTCAAGAAGGAATGGGTCGAGATCAGCCTGGCGAAGATCAACGAGAATTTCAACGCCGGCGACGAGGTCACTCCCGAACTTCTCCACGAACGAGGACTGATCAAGAAGGCGAAGCACGATCTCGTTATCTTGGGCAATGGCGAAATGACCAAAGCCCTCAAGGTTTCGGCTCACCGCTTCACCAAGACCGCGAAGGACAAGATCGAGAAGGCCGGCGGAAGCGCCACCGAGATCACGAAGGCAGAAGCCGCCGCGTAA
- the rpmD gene encoding 50S ribosomal protein L30, translating into MAKKTEKADGGTIKIQYYKSTIGYSRKQKDIVKGLGITKLNQVVERPDNSAMRGVVAKVPHLLRIVE; encoded by the coding sequence ATGGCAAAGAAAACAGAAAAAGCTGACGGTGGAACTATCAAGATCCAGTATTACAAAAGCACGATCGGCTATTCGAGAAAACAGAAAGATATCGTAAAGGGCCTGGGAATCACCAAGCTCAATCAGGTAGTGGAACGGCCGGACAATTCCGCGATGCGCGGTGTTGTGGCAAAAGTGCCGCATCTTTTGCGAATCGTAGAATAG
- the rpsE gene encoding 30S ribosomal protein S5, whose translation MKTNNQRISPNGLILKDQLISINRVTKVVKGGKNMSFAALVVVGDESGHVGFGTGKAKEVPNAIKKAVEAAKKNLIKVTLIEGTLPHEMIGEYGAGRVLLKPAKEGTGVIAGGAVRAVLQLLGVHDVRTKILGSTNAHNVIRATFNGLTRMKDPFEVARLRGKQVEELF comes from the coding sequence ATGAAAACGAATAATCAAAGAATTTCACCGAACGGTTTGATCTTGAAGGATCAGTTGATTTCGATCAACCGCGTGACGAAAGTGGTTAAGGGCGGTAAGAATATGTCGTTCGCGGCACTGGTCGTCGTCGGTGACGAGTCCGGGCACGTCGGATTCGGAACCGGAAAGGCGAAGGAAGTTCCGAACGCGATCAAGAAGGCGGTTGAAGCTGCGAAAAAGAATCTGATCAAGGTGACGCTCATCGAGGGAACTTTGCCGCATGAGATGATCGGAGAGTACGGGGCCGGACGCGTTTTGCTCAAGCCGGCCAAGGAAGGTACGGGCGTGATCGCCGGCGGTGCCGTCCGTGCTGTTCTCCAATTGCTTGGCGTTCACGACGTTCGCACGAAGATCCTCGGGTCGACGAACGCCCACAACGTCATTCGCGCGACGTTCAACGGACTGACGCGTATGAAAGATCCTTTTGAAGTCGCACGGCTTCGCGGAAAGCAGGTGGAAGAACTGTTTTAA
- a CDS encoding adenylate kinase, whose product MSKIIVLIGAPGAGKGTQARLLQERQGIPQISTGDLFREMKNSDTPLAREVQETMAAGKLISDDLTLKIVTERTSRPDCQGDYILDGYPRTAVQAEQLETLASEQGKTIVAVEIDVDRSELMKRLTGRRSCGICGEIYNVYSKPPKSDGFCDRHPETALTHRADDNEESVATRLATFDRATKPLLDYYRGTQRLASIDGAGEVEAIYDAMGSALGIGV is encoded by the coding sequence ATGAGTAAGATAATTGTTCTAATCGGTGCTCCCGGAGCAGGGAAAGGCACGCAGGCGCGGCTGCTTCAGGAGCGACAGGGAATTCCGCAGATCTCAACGGGCGATCTTTTCCGGGAGATGAAGAACTCCGATACTCCATTGGCCCGCGAAGTTCAGGAAACGATGGCGGCCGGAAAACTCATTTCCGACGACCTGACGCTCAAGATCGTCACGGAACGAACTTCCCGTCCGGATTGTCAGGGTGACTATATTCTGGACGGTTACCCGCGAACGGCGGTGCAGGCCGAACAACTTGAAACGCTTGCCTCCGAGCAAGGCAAGACGATCGTCGCCGTCGAGATCGACGTAGATCGGAGTGAATTGATGAAGCGTCTTACCGGTCGGCGCTCGTGCGGGATTTGCGGGGAGATCTACAACGTCTACTCCAAACCGCCAAAGTCCGACGGGTTTTGCGACCGTCATCCCGAGACGGCGTTGACGCATCGGGCGGATGATAACGAAGAAAGCGTGGCGACGAGGCTCGCCACTTTTGACCGCGCAACCAAGCCGCTGCTCGACTATTACCGGGGCACGCAGCGACTGGCAAGCATTGACGGCGCGGGCGAGGTTGAAGCGATCTACGACGCGATGGGGAGCGCCCTCGGAATTGGAGTTTAG
- the rplR gene encoding 50S ribosomal protein L18, whose product MAQKSRAEIRRGVHSRIRKKVRGSSERPRLAVYRSLNHIYAQVIDDDNGKTLASASTTEKGMSLKTGGNIEAAQKVGAAIAERTLAAGVSEVVFDRGGYVYHGRVKALIDATREAGLNKTEAPAEGNNENE is encoded by the coding sequence ATGGCACAGAAAAGCAGAGCAGAGATCCGTCGTGGCGTGCATAGCAGAATCCGCAAGAAAGTCCGCGGATCGTCAGAGCGTCCGCGCCTCGCCGTTTACCGGAGTTTGAATCATATTTACGCTCAGGTCATCGACGATGACAACGGCAAGACGTTGGCCTCGGCCTCGACCACGGAGAAAGGTATGTCGCTCAAGACGGGCGGCAACATCGAAGCGGCTCAGAAGGTCGGAGCGGCGATTGCCGAACGCACCTTGGCGGCGGGAGTTTCGGAAGTTGTTTTTGATCGCGGCGGCTACGTATATCACGGACGCGTCAAGGCTCTTATCGATGCGACGCGTGAAGCAGGCCTGAATAAGACGGAAGCACCAGCGGAAGGAAACAATGAAAACGAATAA
- the secY gene encoding preprotein translocase subunit SecY codes for MDKFLAAVQNMFKIPELRKRILFTLGLLAIYRLGAHVAAPGINKDKLDQLWQQVSGTLLGVLDLFSGGNFRTISVFALGVTPYITASIILQLMTVLYPPLKKIQEEGEVGRQKINQWTRYLTVALCSVQTFFVATWLSRNGIIADTGWATLMVVVTLTTGTVFVMWLGEQITERGVGNGISLLIFAGIVIGLPRGLMQIKDRVGAGDPVQTLGVIFLVVVLVALIALIVYVESARRNIAISYASRRVGNQTFKGQETSLPLKINMGGVIPVIFASSVLAMPQTLFSALPPAQPGSEGYDPNSLWTKVYVFFQQFHGGDPYYEFVFISLIVLFTFFYITIVFNTDEVADNLRKHGGFVPGIRPGSPTGEYLNTILTRLTTVGALYLAFVAFVPQLLLSGFNVARLPFVGETLDAFVSGTPGLSWIPTGLGYQFFFGGTSLLILVGVAMDTVSQIEAQLVMRNYEGFLGAGSRLRGRRS; via the coding sequence ATGGATAAGTTTTTGGCCGCTGTTCAAAATATGTTCAAGATTCCCGAGCTGCGGAAGAGGATCCTCTTCACCCTCGGGCTTTTGGCCATTTACCGACTTGGGGCGCACGTCGCCGCGCCGGGCATCAATAAGGATAAACTTGATCAGCTTTGGCAGCAGGTCAGCGGCACGTTGCTTGGCGTTCTCGATTTGTTCTCGGGCGGAAACTTCCGGACGATTTCGGTCTTCGCGCTCGGCGTCACGCCGTATATCACCGCGTCGATCATTCTGCAGTTGATGACGGTTTTGTATCCGCCTCTCAAGAAGATTCAGGAAGAGGGCGAGGTCGGCCGGCAGAAGATCAACCAGTGGACGCGGTATTTGACTGTTGCGCTGTGTTCGGTCCAGACGTTTTTCGTCGCAACCTGGCTCAGCCGCAACGGAATCATCGCGGACACCGGATGGGCGACGCTGATGGTCGTCGTAACGCTCACGACGGGAACGGTATTCGTGATGTGGCTCGGTGAACAGATCACCGAGCGCGGGGTTGGAAATGGAATCTCGCTGCTGATCTTCGCCGGCATCGTGATCGGCCTGCCGCGGGGATTGATGCAGATCAAGGACCGTGTCGGTGCCGGTGATCCGGTCCAGACGCTTGGCGTTATTTTCCTGGTTGTCGTTCTCGTCGCCCTGATCGCGCTCATCGTTTATGTTGAATCCGCCCGGCGGAACATCGCGATCAGCTATGCGAGCCGGCGTGTCGGAAACCAGACATTCAAAGGACAGGAAACCAGTCTTCCGCTCAAGATCAATATGGGCGGCGTCATTCCGGTGATCTTCGCATCGTCGGTTTTGGCGATGCCGCAGACACTGTTCTCGGCTTTGCCGCCGGCGCAACCCGGCAGCGAGGGCTACGACCCGAACTCGCTCTGGACGAAAGTCTACGTGTTTTTCCAACAGTTCCACGGCGGAGATCCGTACTACGAATTTGTTTTCATATCGTTGATCGTGCTGTTCACGTTTTTCTATATCACGATCGTTTTCAACACGGATGAGGTTGCCGATAACCTCCGCAAACACGGCGGATTCGTCCCCGGGATCAGGCCCGGTTCGCCGACCGGCGAGTATTTGAACACGATCTTGACGCGTCTGACGACCGTTGGCGCCCTGTATCTCGCCTTCGTCGCCTTCGTTCCGCAGCTTCTGCTGAGCGGTTTCAACGTTGCACGGTTGCCGTTCGTCGGTGAAACGCTCGATGCTTTCGTGAGCGGGACGCCGGGACTTTCGTGGATCCCGACAGGTCTGGGCTACCAGTTCTTTTTCGGAGGAACTTCGCTTCTGATTCTCGTCGGCGTGGCGATGGACACCGTCTCGCAGATCGAAGCCCAGCTCGTGATGCGCAACTACGAAGGGTTTCTCGGCGCTGGATCGCGCCTTCGCGGCCGACGCTCGTAG
- the rplF gene encoding 50S ribosomal protein L6 produces the protein MSRVGKKPIVIPSGVTVSVTETELEVKGPKGTLKSPIPSGVSFKQEDGSLIAERGNDDDRAFHGLARALANNAIVGVTQGFTKEMDLVGVGYKADVQGTKIVFALGYSHPVEYVLPEGIEAKAERVNAKTSINQYQTTLTLSGIDKQMLGQVAAELNRLRKPDAYKGKGLRYADRVYRLKPGKTGK, from the coding sequence ATGTCTCGAGTAGGAAAGAAACCAATCGTGATCCCGTCCGGCGTTACCGTGTCGGTCACCGAAACGGAGTTGGAAGTCAAGGGGCCGAAAGGCACGTTGAAGTCGCCGATCCCGAGCGGCGTCTCCTTTAAACAGGAAGACGGCTCGCTGATCGCTGAACGCGGCAACGATGACGACCGAGCGTTTCACGGTCTTGCGCGCGCACTCGCGAACAACGCGATCGTTGGCGTGACGCAGGGATTCACCAAGGAAATGGACCTCGTCGGAGTCGGATACAAAGCGGATGTCCAGGGCACGAAAATCGTTTTCGCGCTTGGCTATTCGCACCCGGTCGAATACGTTCTGCCGGAGGGTATCGAGGCAAAGGCGGAGAGAGTCAACGCGAAGACCTCGATCAACCAGTATCAAACCACGTTGACGCTTAGCGGAATCGACAAGCAGATGCTTGGTCAGGTCGCCGCGGAACTTAATCGTCTGAGAAAGCCGGATGCATACAAAGGCAAGGGCCTCCGTTACGCCGACAGGGTTTATCGGTTGAAGCCGGGTAAGACAGGCAAGTAA